The Elaeis guineensis isolate ETL-2024a chromosome 12, EG11, whole genome shotgun sequence sequence TGCATGTCCACTGCTTGTTGTACCCCTGATTTATGATGCTCATGACTATAGTTGTTTGATAAGACAACCAAATTACAGAGTCAGTTTTTTTGTATCATGGTCATGTTAGAAAGTTCTTATTAGTTATATAATGTTTTGAGATGTGTGTTGCCTGATGTCAGTTTAGGTCTTATCAACTTGTAatgtaatcaatttttttttcctgagaatctttatttcttttctttttcagagtGAACATGCTCCTGGTGTTCCAATTGTTCCATCTTCCATAATTGGGATGGGTTCCTTTCTTCCTCCTGGCCAGATGGCTGCTTTGCATCCCTACGTGATGCATCCGCAAGGTGTTTCACAATCTGTATCATCAACCAACTCACCCATTCCTCAACCTCAAATGGGCCATTTTCAGCCACTATCTACAATTCCAGCTCACCAGCAGTGGCAAAATCAACAGGTATcaatatcataaaattaataagatcatatagtcataacaaaatgggtattttctttttaaaataaattcttTTTTCTTGGTTCTCCGATAGGCAGTACCTGATATCTCACAAATACCTAATCAGAACAAATATCAACCATCTCAAACAGAGCAGAATCTTTTAAGATCAGATGCTAATTATAGGTTTGAGCTCGCTGGTGAAAGGCAGGAGGTCCATCCAGACCATCTTCACAACCACGTCAGCCAACAGCAGAGATCTAGTCCTGTAATAAGCGGATCAAGTGAAGAAGTTCAGGTGACAAACGAGAACATTTTTCGTTACGCATGTATTACTTTAGTCATACAAGAGGTAAATGTTATATTTGTGCTAAATCTCTAATATCAGGTGCTCAAGTTGAACGGCAAATCATACCCCATGTCCCAAGAACCACAGGACACCTTGAATGCAAACTCTCAGTTTAGTTCTGCATTAGAATTTGAACCACCAGAGCAGATAAGTGAGCTTAAGGTTTGTTCAGTTATTCTAAATGCTATAAATTGAAAGCATGAAATCTGTCTACTCATTTCTCATGTTCTGTTTTTAGAAGGCTTAGTGATCCTCCATCTTTCAATTTTTCAGGTACAGGATAAGAAGACAGTTGCTGCAGTCAACCAATCACAGGAACCAGTTTTGACAGCAGGACAACTACGGTTGGCTTCTAGTGTGATTGAGTCTGTTGCTCCAAACAACTCTTTAAGCTCCAATACTGCAGGAGAATGCAATGAGAATGAAATGAGTTTTCCTGAAGTTTCTGTATCAGCTGTACGAACACAAAGTTCAATGATACCTGGGAAATTTGTGGAGCCCACTCTTTTAGATGAAAGGTCTCTTTTGGCATCTATTGTGCGTGCTATTCCAGCTGGATCTGATGGTCGAATCAGGATCAGCACAACTGTGAGTACCTCTGTTTAGTTTAGCAGTTGCTATCTCAGTGGTCAATCATGGATGCTCTTTTGTTGTCTTTATTAATTGGCAGTGCATGTTACATTCAGCTACCAAATAGGCTGGCAAAAATGCTTGCGCCTCTTCACTGGCATGATTACAAGAAACACTATGGCAAGCTTGATGACTTTGTGGCTCATCATCCAGAAGTATGTTTTCCTCTGTCATTTGAACTGTCCCGTAATTTTGTGTTGTCTTATGGATGGCATGCTCACTATGCAATTTCAGTTATTTGTCATTGAAGGGGACTATATTCACCTTCGTGAAGGAGCTCAAGAAATTATATCAGCTACTACAGCTGTTGCGaaagttgctgctgctgctgcatcttCTGTGCCTTACTCATCATTGTTGCCTTCAGTAGCTGTTACTCCTGTTGCACAGAACAACCGCCAAAAAAAGTTACTGTCAGTTGATCCAAAAATAGCAAACAGTGTGTCATTCATGGAAGGTGCTGCCCTGACAAACCTTGGAGATTCATATGACAAGCATTCGGAGATTTCAAAAGTGCATGATCAACAATCAAATGGTGTCAGCTTTAACATCATCCAAGGGCTCTCAGATGTTAGAATTTCAGGCAAGTCAAAAAATCTCCAAGAACTCAATGGTTTGTCATCTGAAATGAGATCCAGTCATTCATCCATACACATCACAGTTGGAAATGGAACAAATCTTGATGGAACAAGTTTGTCCTCTACACAAAATAAAGGACTCAGTAATGGTAGACATGGTTTTGGAGGGAAACAGCACGGAAGGTAGCGATCCGTTTTCCTGGCACCATAATGCCATCTGTCTCTGTTTAAATTTATTGCAAGTCTTTGTTCTATTTCTGTCTAGGAGGCTAACGACACATCTCTTTTCTAGGTCTTCTAGTGCTGGCCTGATTTCCAGAAGATAGTAAGTGCCAAGTACCGTGAGTTGTTCGACACatgttttttcttttaaaaaaacgtATGCTCATTATAGCACATATTACTCTTAATTCTCTTTTTCGTTTTCTAGATGCTTATCATTAATCTTTGTTAAGTTCCATGTTGGATGTTGCGAAGACCTAAAATAAGATTAGGATGGTATGAGACAACCAACTATACATCTGCCAAATATTTCTAAATGTGGAGCATGTTTTGGCTTTGGGATTAGGAACATTTGGTGATTTTTGGCTGAAATAACAAAATAGAAAATTTGTCTTTAGATATAAGATAAAAGTACTTAACATGCAGGTATTAATGAAATAGTTAAAAAATATACACTGAAATGCAGCCATAACTCAATTGGTATTATTAGGTGTGGCCATTTTTCTTGACCCATTGGGTATCCGAACCAACCCGAATGGGGCGGGTTTTGCTTGACCTGATTAAAATTCGTGGCGGGTATgagtttaagaaaaaaaaatcaaaacgggTTCAGGTCGGGTATGGATAATTGTGTGCCCCGCTctgaatctaatttgattaaatcctTATGTATAAAGCCCAACACAAAACCCTTGCCATTGTATGCCTTCCCTATTCGGTTGCTAAGACCCAAAATCCTAGCCATCGTAAGCTTCCCTGTTCGGCTGCTCTGACCTCCCATCCGATTAAGCTTCTTCGGCCGCTTCAAATCTCCCGCTCGATTGAGACTCTTGAAAATGGAAAAAACAGAGGAAAGACGTAGACAAGTGATGGTAGGGTCGTGGGCAGAGCGAAGGCAAGCGGTGGGCATGCAGACGCAAGTGGTGGCAGCAACCTTCACAACTCCCACAACTAGATGGTGGAGGAGAGGGCTCCGACATGCGACAAAACCCTagccatcgtctaagcttccctatttgaTCGCCAGAGAAAATTAAAAGGTAAGGCTTCttcccacatagattgatcattttcttttttttttcgcttttctttttcatttcattctctttttaggAAATCTATGAGGAAGGAGAGCACCCTATGAGATCAGAGGAGTTTTGGTTTCTTAGATTCTAGTTTGGGGATTTTTGATTGGAAGATCGGAGTGGTTTCTTTCGGTGGGTTTGGGGGTTTTGATCAGAACTTGGAAGCAGGTTTACCCGACCTAATCCAGATCCTCTATTTTACCCAACCTGACTGGATCCGAGATGGTTATGGGGTGGCTACAGGTTTGGGTGTTTTTCTAGCTGGGTGGGTATGGATATTGGTCAACTTGACCAATACCCGACCTATTACCACCCCTAGGTATTATAGCAACCTGGGCAAATGATAATTGTCACAATCTATACTTAAGGATGTTGAGGAACAAATTTATCTAGTTTTTATCAATACAATTCCAAAATGTTTTGTAACATTGCCAATGTTTTGATTCAAATGATAATTTAAATGATGAACCTTATCATGCTTAGACTGCGTAAATTTCGCTTGACCTATTTTCATATTGGTTTCTAATCTAGGTGTCGTCATATACATATTTTAGTCCAAACTATCTAGTTTACGTGAGCTATTTTACCTAGTAGATGCTCATGGATGAATCTCCATGGAAGAATCAGACCAATATTTTAGTCCAACCCATGTTATTCGTGTATCTGCCATGGACTGGTTTGTTTTGGTCCACCAAGTAGTCTTTAAAAAGGTGTTGTTTGAGGCTTAACTCACATTATGTAGTTACAGTGACATATTGTCTTATAATAAGCAAGGGTTATAACCAAGGTTGGTGGAACCAAACTGGCAGGCATGCCAACCGGTAATCAGTGCGGTATGGTACTGGTACATACCATACCGAACCATGATGTAATTGAACCAcagggagggagaggccctgaGAAGGAGGGGGAGAGGAAGAGAGCTTCAGCAGCATTGGGAGAGTTGGTGGGGCTTTAAATAGTGTTGGGAaagttggagagagagggagggagcttCGAATGGTATCAGGAGAGATAGAGGGGGGAGAGGAGGGGGAGTTGGTTGGGAGGGAATGGTGTTAGAAGAATTGGAGGATCTTTGTCTTCGAACCTTCATTTTGGAGTTGAGGGTTTTGGAGCTATAGAGTGATGAACTATCTCGACATTATAATCCATGTTGATAATCGACCAGTCTGGTTCGGTATGCTTTGAACTAGCCAGTTCAACCAACATTAGTTATAACAATATGAGTTAAATAAAGTGGTTTCATGAGGCGCACATTTTGTCTCAAATTAAGCGTTCTATGTAAGGCATATACTTTAGGCTTTGATTATTAAAACTAAGGGCTTGTTTGGTTAGTAAGGTCCAAAATCTTATGGGATTCATGGCCCAACCACCAAAAAGACAATTATAGGCTGGATTAGACCTATTTTACATATCCAAGATCATTTTTTGAGTGGGCTAGCCCGAATCTCATTGGGAGAAAGAAATGATTTGAATAGGTACATATTGAACTAGCCAGTTCAACCAACACTAGTTATAACAATATGAGTTAAATAAAGTAGTTTCATGAGGCGCACATTTTGTCTCAAATTGAGCTTTCTACATAAGGCATATACTTTAGGCTTTGATTATTAAAACTAAAGACTTGTTTGGTTGGTTGGGCCCAAAATCTTATGGGATTCATGGCCCAACCACCAAAAAGACAATTATAGGCTGGATTAGACCTATTTTACATATCCAAGATCACTTTTTGAGTGGGCTAGCCCAAATCTCATTGGGAGAAAAAATGATCTAAATAGGTAATATTTTTCTCCCTATGGGATTTGGGCTAGCCCACTTGAAAAGTGGTTCTAGATAGCTGTAAAATAGTTCTAGTCCAGCCTATAAATTTGTGT is a genomic window containing:
- the LOC105035945 gene encoding uncharacterized protein isoform X2 yields the protein MEAAAGRGGSLDMLSSQPARKKWRAVSEHPFRNNGVEEQEHVKLGQSDERTIYEVQEGTGPLDVDFCSITIVGGGLNDDTLQLRLQSITRQREELQQRETELRSQVIARMEISEVQNSYEEQIKEHANAAAKLKEQLQEREQHMHELEMKLEEKDRELCAMKIDNEAAWAKEDLLREQNKELATFRREQDNLEAERAQQLKQIRDLQEHIQEKENQFLALEEQHRVAQETILYKDEQLREAQTWIARIQEMDALQSTTNQSLQAELRERTEHFNQCWLGFQQQFVEMERHHLQAIQQLQLELADARERSGIYKDNSQVPHESSKGLSSYAQSKGNQINATDGGTLNGNMGFLSNGHLDGSPSFVSASNASIKSEHAPGVPIVPSSIIGMGSFLPPGQMAALHPYVMHPQGVSQSVSSTNSPIPQPQMGHFQPLSTIPAHQQWQNQQAVPDISQIPNQNKYQPSQTEQNLLRSDANYRFELAGERQEVHPDHLHNHVSQQQRSSPVISGSSEEVQVLKLNGKSYPMSQEPQDTLNANSQFSSALEFEPPEQISELKVQDKKTVAAVNQSQEPVLTAGQLRLASSVIESVAPNNSLSSNTAGECNENEMSFPEVSVSAVRTQSSMIPGKFVEPTLLDERSLLASIVRAIPAGSDGRIRISTTLPNRLAKMLAPLHWHDYKKHYGKLDDFVAHHPELFVIEGDYIHLREGAQEIISATTAVAKVAAAAASSVPYSSLLPSVAVTPVAQNNRQKKLLSVDPKIANSVSFMEGAALTNLGDSYDKHSEISKVHDQQSNGVSFNIIQGLSDVRISGKSKNLQELNGLSSEMRSSHSSIHITVGNGTNLDGTSLSSTQNKGLSNGRHGFGGKQHGRSSSAGLISRR
- the LOC105035945 gene encoding uncharacterized protein isoform X1, which codes for MEAAAGRGGSLDMLSSQPARKKWRAVSEHPFRNNGVEEQEHVKLGQSDERTIYEVQEGTGPLDVDFCSITIVGGGLNDDTLQLRLQSITRQREELQQRETELRSQVIARMEISEVQNSYEEQIKEHANAAAKLKEQLQEREQHMHELEMKLEEKDRELCAMKIDNEAAWAKEDLLREQNKELATFRREQDNLEAERAQQLKQIRDLQEHIQEKENQFLALEEQHRVAQETILYKDEQLREAQTWIARIQEMDALQSTTNQSLQAELRERTEHFNQCWLGFQQQFVEMERHHLQAIQQLQLELADARERSGIYKDNSQVPHESSKGLSSYAQSKGNQINATDGGTLNGNMGFLSNGHLDGSPSFVSASNASIKSEHAPGVPIVPSSIIGMGSFLPPGQMAALHPYVMHPQGVSQSVSSTNSPIPQPQMGHFQPLSTIPAHQQWQNQQAVPDISQIPNQNKYQPSQTEQNLLRSDANYRFELAGERQEVHPDHLHNHVSQQQRSSPVISGSSEEVQVLKLNGKSYPMSQEPQDTLNANSQFSSALEFEPPEQISELKVQDKKTVAAVNQSQEPVLTAGQLRLASSVIESVAPNNSLSSNTAGECNENEMSFPEVSVSAVRTQSSMIPGKFVEPTLLDERSLLASIVRAIPAGSDGRIRISTTLPNRLAKMLAPLHWHDYKKHYGKLDDFVAHHPELFVIEGDYIHLREGAQEIISATTAVAKVAAAAASSVPYSSLLPSVAVTPVAQNNRQKKLLSVDPKIANSVSFMEGAALTNLGDSYDKHSEISKVHDQQSNGVSFNIIQGLSDVRISGKSKNLQELNGLSSEMRSSHSSIHITVGNGTNLDGTSLSSTQNKGLSNGRHGFGGKQHGRSSSAGLISRR
- the LOC105035945 gene encoding uncharacterized protein isoform X3, with product MEAAAGRGGSLDMLSSQPARKKWRAVSEHPFRNNGVEEQEHVKLGQSDERTIYEEGTGPLDVDFCSITIVGGGLNDDTLQLRLQSITRQREELQQRETELRSQVIARMEISEVQNSYEEQIKEHANAAAKLKEQLQEREQHMHELEMKLEEKDRELCAMKIDNEAAWAKEDLLREQNKELATFRREQDNLEAERAQQLKQIRDLQEHIQEKENQFLALEEQHRVAQETILYKDEQLREAQTWIARIQEMDALQSTTNQSLQAELRERTEHFNQCWLGFQQQFVEMERHHLQAIQQLQLELADARERSGIYKDNSQVPHESSKGLSSYAQSKGNQINATDGGTLNGNMGFLSNGHLDGSPSFVSASNASIKSEHAPGVPIVPSSIIGMGSFLPPGQMAALHPYVMHPQGVSQSVSSTNSPIPQPQMGHFQPLSTIPAHQQWQNQQAVPDISQIPNQNKYQPSQTEQNLLRSDANYRFELAGERQEVHPDHLHNHVSQQQRSSPVISGSSEEVQVLKLNGKSYPMSQEPQDTLNANSQFSSALEFEPPEQISELKVQDKKTVAAVNQSQEPVLTAGQLRLASSVIESVAPNNSLSSNTAGECNENEMSFPEVSVSAVRTQSSMIPGKFVEPTLLDERSLLASIVRAIPAGSDGRIRISTTLPNRLAKMLAPLHWHDYKKHYGKLDDFVAHHPELFVIEGDYIHLREGAQEIISATTAVAKVAAAAASSVPYSSLLPSVAVTPVAQNNRQKKLLSVDPKIANSVSFMEGAALTNLGDSYDKHSEISKVHDQQSNGVSFNIIQGLSDVRISGKSKNLQELNGLSSEMRSSHSSIHITVGNGTNLDGTSLSSTQNKGLSNGRHGFGGKQHGRSSSAGLISRR
- the LOC105035945 gene encoding uncharacterized protein isoform X5, which gives rise to MEAAAGRGGSLDMLSSQPARKKWRAVSEHPFRNNGVEEQEHVKLGQSDERTIYEVQEGTGPLDVDFCSITIVGGGLNDDTLQLRLQSITRQREELQQRETELRSQVIARMEISEVQNSYEEQIKEHANAAAKLKEQLQEREQHMHELEMKLEEKDRELCAMKIDNEAAWAKEDLLREQNKELATFRREQDNLEAERAQQLKQIRDLQEHIQEKENQFLALEEQHRVAQETILYKDEQLREAQTWIARIQEMDALQSTTNQSLQAELRERTEHFNQCWLGFQQQFVEMERHHLQAIQQLQLELADARERSGIYKDNSQVPHESSKGLSSYAQSKGNQINATDGGTLNGNMGFLSNGHLDGSPSFVSASNASIKSEHAPGVPIVPSSIIGMGSFLPPGQMAALHPYVMHPQGVSQSVSSTNSPIPQPQMGHFQPLSTIPAHQQWQNQQAVPDISQIPNQNKYQPSQTEQNLLRSDANYRFELAGERQEVHPDHLHNHVSQQQRSSPVISGSSEEVQVLKLNGKSYPMSQEPQDTLNANSQFSSALEFEPPEQISELKVQDKKTVAAVNQSQEPVLTAGQLRLASSVIESVAPNNSLSSNTAGECNENEMSFPEVSVSAVRTQSSMIPGKFVEPTLLDERSLLASIVRAIPAGSDGRIRISTTLPNRLAKMLAPLHWHDYKKHYGKLDDFVAHHPELFVIEGDYIHLREGAQEIISATTAVAKVAAAAASSVPYSSLLPSVAVTPVAQNNRQKKLLSVDPKIANSVSFMEGAALTNLGDSYDKHSEISKVHDQQSNGVSFNIIQGLSDVRISVGNGTNLDGTSLSSTQNKGLSNGRHGFGGKQHGRSSSAGLISRR
- the LOC105035945 gene encoding uncharacterized protein isoform X4: MEAAAGRGGSLDMLSSQPARKKWRAVSEHPFRNNGVEEQEHVKLGQSDERTIYEVQEGTGPLDVDFCSITIVGGGLNDDTLQLRLQSITRQREELQQRETELRSQVIARMEISEVQNSYEEQIKEHANAAAKLKEQLQEREQHMHELEMKLEEKDRELCAMKIDNEAAWAKEDLLREQNKELATFRREQDNLEAERAQQLKQIRDLQEHIQEKENQFLALEEQHRVAQETILYKDEQLREAQTWIARIQEMDALQSTTNQSLQAELRERTEHFNQCWLGFQQQFVEMERHHLQAIQQLQLELADARERSGIYKDNSQVPHESSKGLSSYAQSKGNQINATDGGTLNGNMGFLSNGHLDGSPSFVSASNASIKSEHAPGVPIVPSSIIGMGSFLPPGQMAALHPYVMHPQGVSQSVSSTNSPIPQPQMGHFQPLSTIPAHQQWQNQQNKYQPSQTEQNLLRSDANYRFELAGERQEVHPDHLHNHVSQQQRSSPVISGSSEEVQVLKLNGKSYPMSQEPQDTLNANSQFSSALEFEPPEQISELKVQDKKTVAAVNQSQEPVLTAGQLRLASSVIESVAPNNSLSSNTAGECNENEMSFPEVSVSAVRTQSSMIPGKFVEPTLLDERSLLASIVRAIPAGSDGRIRISTTLPNRLAKMLAPLHWHDYKKHYGKLDDFVAHHPELFVIEGDYIHLREGAQEIISATTAVAKVAAAAASSVPYSSLLPSVAVTPVAQNNRQKKLLSVDPKIANSVSFMEGAALTNLGDSYDKHSEISKVHDQQSNGVSFNIIQGLSDVRISGKSKNLQELNGLSSEMRSSHSSIHITVGNGTNLDGTSLSSTQNKGLSNGRHGFGGKQHGRSSSAGLISRR